A stretch of DNA from Arthrobacter jiangjiafuii:
CTGGTGCATGCCCATGTGCGCGCCGTGGGCGTAGTAGTTGATCAGCGCGGTGTCGGGCGTGTAGTCCTCCGGTTTCCAGATTTCCGGGGCGTAGCCCGCCTGCCCGGGAGCGGCGTAGGCCTCGGCCAGCGCCCGCCGGCCCAGCTGCACCAGCCAGTCGGGGACGTCGGCCACCCGGCCGCCGCCGGCGTCGTCGGCGGTGCGGGTGTATTTGTAGGGCTGCCAGTGCCAGCCCAGGCAGACGGTCTGCACCGACATCGGATGCCCGCCGGGCAGCACTGCCGCGCGCATGGGCACCGGGCCGATGGCCCACTGCCGGCAGGCGTCGACGATCCCGCGCTGGGTGGAATGGTCCAGCCAGCCGGGAACGTGCACTGCGCCCGGCGCCGGTTCGGAGCGGTCGCGGGGAAAGAGCGTGCCGGTCATGCGGCGGCCTCCAGGTTCAGCAGCAGTCTCTTGGCGGCGGGACCGCCGCGGTAGCCTCCGGGGGTTCCGTCGGAGCGCACCACCCGGTGGCAGGGCACGACGACGGGCAGCGGGTTCAGCGCGCAGGCGGTGCCGACGGCGCGGACCGCCCCCGGACTGCCGGCCAGGGCTGCCACCGCGGCATAGGTGGCCGTGGACCCGTAACCGATGTCCGGCAGGTGCTCCACCACGGAGCGGCGGAAGCCCGCGGTCAGCCGAAGATCCAGCGGCAGGTCGAAGGACTGGCGGGCGCCGTCAAAGTACTCGGCGACCTGGCGCGCTGCGTCCTGCAGCCGCTCGGGCGCCTTCAGGATCCGGGGGCTGATCCGCTGCGCCAGGATTGCCAGCACGGCGTCGTGGTCCTCGCAGGCAAACGAGACCCGGACCAGCCCGGCGGGGGTGGCGGCAAGGAGCAGTTCACCCACCGGCGTATCGATCACGGTGTAGGCGACGTCGAGCAGGCCGGTCTCCGCTGCGGAGGCGGTAAGTCGGCGGTGCAGCCGGGACAGGGCTGCGGCCTCGGCAGCGTCCGGGCCGCACGCCGGCTGCCGTCCCGGTGGCAGTAGTTCTTCCAGCGGCAGGCTCATCGGGAGTCCTCCAGGTTCAGGGCGCGTAGTTTTTTCATGCCGTCCGCCGCCGACCGGCGGCAGGCTGCCTCGGTGCCGCCCAGCAGGACAGCCACTTCGGCGTAGGACAGCCCGGCGAGGTGGTGGTAGGCCAGGGCCTCGCGCTGGCGCTGCGGCAGGGTTTTCAGGGCGGCCCACAGCGGATCGTAGTCCTCGGGTCCGCTGTCCGGGCCGCCGGGAGCTGCTGAGCCGGCGCTGGCAGTGCCGGAACGATCCGGCGGCTCCGGCAGGTCTTCGACGGGCACCGGCCGCCGTGCTGCGGCGCGGTGGAAATCGATGGCCTTGTGCTTGGCAATGGTCACCAGCCAGGCCTGGATATTGGCGCCCGGAGCCAGATCCGGATAGGCACGCAGGGCGGCCAGGAAGGTCTCCGACCAGGCGTCATCGGCGTCCAGTGGTCCCAGGACGGCGCGGCAGACCCGCAGCACGGCGGCGCCGTGTTCCCTGACTATGGCTTCGAACGGTTTCACTTCCACACCCGGTAGACGTTTCCGGACGCGGATTTGTGAGCTTTCCTGTGTGGCTCCCATGCTCTTCTCAAAACAGCGCGTCCTGGATGCGGCGCGGATCCTCCAGCCCCAGCAGGAAATGCTTGCGGGCCAGTCCACCGGCGTATCCGGTCAGGGCACCCGCCGCTCCCACCACCCGATGGCAGGGAATGATGATGGAGACCGGGTTGCGGGCATTGGCCGACCCGACGGCCTGGGCCAGGTTCCTGTCCCCCAGCTGCCGGGCCAGGTCGCCGTAGGACCGGGTCTCGCCGTACGGGATTTCCTGCAGCAGCGCCCAAACCTGCTGCCGGAACGGGTTGCCTGCCGGTGCCAGCGGCAGGTCGAACTCCCGGCGTTCCCCGGCAAAGTACTCGGCCAGTTGGTCCCGGGTCCGAGCCAGGACCGCGGCGGCAGGTGCTTCCCGCCCCGCCACCACTTCCCGCCCGGCCGCAGCGGCGTCGCCCGCGCCACACACGGCGTCGTCGTCCAACTCCACCCGCGTGCCCAGCAGCTCACGCGCGGGCCCGCGCTTGTGGTTCTCCATGTACACGGCCGCGAGGGCGCCGCCGTCGGCCAGCAGCGTCAGCTCCCCGATGGGCGAGGCCATCACGGCATGCAGGGCAGTCATGAGCCGAGCCTAGCCGCCTGCGCCCCCGAACTGGCCGCTGAGCCGGGACCGGATGGTCTCCGAGGATTCGTTCAGGCCGGTGATCCGTGCCGTTTTGCCGTGCCTCCGGTATTTCTCCGTGATGGAATCCAACGCTGCCACGGTGGACGCGTCCCAGACGTGGGAGCCGCTCATGTCGATCAGCACCTCATCCGGATCCAGGGCGTACTCGAACTGGGTGTAGAGGTCGTTGGAGGAGGCGAAGAACAACTCGCCGACCACCGTGTAGGTGACCGCGGCGCCGTCGTCGTCCAGCGTGCGCCGGACGGTGACAAAGTGCGCCACCCGGCGGGCGAAGAGCACCATCGCGGCCAGCACGCCCACCCCGACGCCGATCGCCAGGTTGGAGGTCAGCACCACCACGGCCACGGTGATTCCCATGACGGCGGTTTCGGACTTGGGCATCCGTTTCAGGGTGGAGGGGCGGATGCTGTGCCAGTCGAAGGTCGCGATGGACACGTAAATCATCACGGCCACCAGCGCCGCCATCGGGATCAGGGCCACCACGTCGCCGAGCACCACCACCAGCAGCAGCAGGAACACGCCGGCCAGGAAGGTGGAGATCCGGGTGCGCGCGCCGGAGGCCTTTACGTTCATCATGGTCTGGCCCACGACGGCGCAGCCGCCCATGCCGCCGAAGAACCCGGTGACGATGTTTGCCACGCCCTGGCCCCAGGACTCGCGGACCTTGGAGGAGCGGGTGTCGGTGATGTCGTCCACCAGCTTGGCGGTCAGCAGGGATTCCAGCAGGCCGACAAAGGCCATGGCCACCGCATACGGGGCGATGATCCGAAGGGTCTCCAGGGTCAGCGGGACGTCGGGGAACAGCAGCGACGGCAGGGATTCGGGCAGCTCGCCCTTGTCTCCCACCGTGGGCAGGTTCCAGCCGGCCAGGACGGCCGCGGCGGTGAGGACCACAATGGCCACCAGCGGTGCGGGCACCGCCGTCGTCAGTTTCGGCAGGCCAAAGACAATCACCAGCCCCACGACGGTCACCGGGTACACCAGCCAGGGCACGCCCAGCAGTTCGGGCACCTGGGATGAAAACACCAGGATGGCCAGGGCATTCACAAAGCCCACCATGACCGAGCGCGGGATGAAGCGCATCAGCTTCGCGACGCCGGCCACGGCCAGCAGGATCTGGAACACACCGGCCAGGATGACGGTCGGGACCAGGTACTGCGTGCCGTGTTCGGCCACCACCGGGGCAATGACCAGCGCGACGGCGCCGGTTGCGGCGGAGATCATGGCCGGGCGGCCGCCCACAAAGGCGATGGTGACGGCCATTGTGAAGGAGGCAAACAGGCCCATCCGGGGGTCCACTCCGGCGATGACCGAGAATGCAATCGCTTCCGGGATCAGCGCCAGGGCCACGACCAGGCCGGCCAGCGCCTCGGTCTTCAGCAGGCGCGGAGACTTCAGGGTGCCCAGCACCGACTGCCGGGCGGCAGGTGTAAGGACGGGTGCCGCGGAAGAGGGCATAAGTGTTCCTTTGGGGTCTTCGATGGTGGGCCCGTACGCGCCGGGGCAGGGGCCGCGGGGGTGGATCCAGTTCCAGATTACCGGGCAATTACCGGGCAGCGGGCGGAGCGGCCGGGGTGCAGGCGGGACCGGGCAGCGGGCGGCGCTGGGACCGGGGTGCAGGCGGGGCCGGGAGCGGGCGGAGCCGGGACCGGGGTGCAGGCGGCCACCCTCCGGTTTGCGGCATCCCTCCGGTTTGTCGTTATCCCTCCGCTGCGCGCCGGAGCGATTGTCACAAAGTGGGGGGGAATCAGTGGTGGCACGCGCCGGGCGGGAAATTCCCCTGCGACCACCCATCCGAACGGGTACAGCCGGGGTTACACTGCATACATACCGCTCAGTATGTGATGCTGGTCACGATCCATCCAGCCGCTGTCGGTTGGCGCCGCTGACCCCCCGTTCATGTCTGATCAAAGGAGATCTTCATGCAAAACCTCGCCGGCATTCTGACCGATACGGCCGCCCGGGTTCCTGACAACACGGTCCTGAAACTGGACTCCACCGTCATTTCCTATGCACTGCTGGATGCGATGAGCGCCAAGGTGGCCGGAGTGCTCCGGGACCTCGGCATCGCGCCGGGAGAACGCGTGGCGCTGATCATGCCCAATATCCCGCAGATGGCGTTCGTCTATTACGGGGTGCTTCGCTACGGTGCGGTGGTGGTGCCGATGAATCCGCTGCTCAAGGCCCGCGAAGTGGCCTACCACCTCTCCGATTCCGGCTCCCGCCTGGTCTTCGCTTGGGAGGGCATCCTGGCCGAAGCCCTCGGAGGCGCCGAAGAGGCCGGCGGCATTCCTGTCATCCCTGTGGACGCCGGCACATTCATGCAGCTGCTGGCCGACACCGACCCGGCCCCCGAGGTGAGGGAGGTCGACGGCGGGGACGTCGCCGTCATCCTCTATACCTCCGGCACCACCGGACGGCCAAAGGGTGCGGCTCTGACCCACGACAATCTGCGCAGCAATGCCGATATTTCACGGAACCTGCTGCACACGCTGGAATCCGACGTGATTTTCGGCGGCCTCCCGTTCTTCCACGTGTTCGGCCAGACCTCGGCGCTGAATTCGGCAGTCATGGTCGGAGCGTCGATCAGTCTGCTGCCGCGTTTTGACGCCGGCAAGGCGCTGGAGATCATCGAGCGCGACGGCGTGACCATCTTCGAGGGCGTGCCCACCATGTATGTGGGGATGCTGCGTCATCCGGACCTGGCCTCCACCGAGGTGTCCACCCTGCGCGGTGCCATCACCGGCGGGTCCGCGATGCCGCTGGAGGTCCTGCACGAGTTCGAGCGGGTTTTCGGCACGCAACTGCTCGAAGGCTACGGCCTCTCCGAAACGTCCCCGGTGGTCTCCTTCAACCTTCCCGGGCCGGACCGGATGGCCGGCTCCATTGGCAAGCCGGTGGAGGGGATGGAAGTGCGGATCGTGGATCCGGAGGGCGCCGAGGTGCCGGTGGGCGACGTCGGCGAGCTGGCGGTGCGGGGCAGCGGCGTGATGAAGGGGTACTGGAACAACCCGGAAGCGACGCAGGCTGCCATCCCGGACGGCTGGTTCCGCAGCGGCGACCTGGCCCGTGCCGACGAGGCGGGCAACCTGTACATCGTGGACCGCAAGAAGGACGTCATCCTGCGCGGCGGCTACAACGTCTACCCGCGCGAGGTCGAGGAGGTGCTGTATGAGCACCCGGCTGTGGCCGAGGCCGCTGTGATCGGGGTGCCCGATGATCTGCACGGCGAGGAAATCGTGGCGGTGGTAGGTCTCAAGGAGGGCGCCCTGCCCGACGCCGACGACGCCCGGGACGCGCTGCTGGCCGAAATCCGGGACTTCGCGAAAGACCGGCTGGCCGCCTATAAGTATCCGCGCCGCGTGGTGCTGACCGATGAGCTGCCCAAGGGCCCGACCGGGAAAATCCTGAAGCGGGAAATCCGGGTGGACATTCCGGCAGGGGAAGCCGAGACGGTGTAGCGGCCCCGGCCCCGGGTTCCCGTGCCGTGAGGCAGGGGTATCCGGGAAAGCCCGGGCGGGTCAGGCTGTACCGGTCTCCGCCGCCGGCAGGCCCGCCGCCTTGTCCGACCTCACCAGGACAACGCCCAGGACAATCAGGGCACCGCCGACCAGTTGGACCGGGCGTGGCAGCTCCGCCAGGAGCAGCCACGCCCACAGGACGGCGAACAGCACCTCGGTCAGCGAAACAAAGGACGCCACGCGCGAGCCCAGCCGGCGGGCAGCAACGATGCCGGTGACATAGGCCAGCACCGTGGAGAACAGAACCAGCCCCGCCAGCGGCACCCACCAGGCGGTGCTCCAGCCCGCCAGAACGACGTCGGACGTGCTGAAGCCGGTGGGCAGCACGCCTGAGGCTCCCAGCGCCAGCATGGTCGCCGCACCGACAATCATCCCTCCGGTGGCCAGCACCAACGGTGGCAGGGACTCGTTCTGCCGGGCGGTAATGAAGAAGTAGATCGCCAGGCACACTGCCGCGGCCAGGCCCCAAAGAACGCCCAGGGGGTCGACCCGCACGTTGCCGGTAACGTCCAGCACCAGCACCAGGCCCGCGACGGCGGCGACGGTTCCGCCGATGGTCCTGATCCCGGGCCGGCGCCTTGTGGCCAGCCAGATCCACAGCACCATCAGCACGGGAGCCAGGAACTCCAGCAGCAGTGCCACACCTACCGAGAGCCGCTCCACCGCGTTGAAAAAGAAGAACTGGCAGCCGGCCACGCCAATGAAACCGAAGGCCAGGATCGTTCTCCAGTTTTCCCTCACCTGGTGCCAGTTTCCCCTCAGGGCGATCAGCGCCGGGACCAGCAGGACCAGTGCCGCGCCGCCCATGCGGACGGCGACGGCGGTGGTGGAGGTCCAGCCGGTCTCCAACAGGGATTTGGCAAAGGATCCGGAGAGCCCGAACACCGCCGAAGACAGCAGGGCGACGGCCAGCGCGGACGCCCCGCCGGGCACTCTGGCAACGAGGGAAGCTGCATCGGGAGCCGGCAGCGGGCGGGGAGGCGGGGTGGGCACTGGAATCTCCGGGAGCAACAGAAACGGCGTCCCGACGGGACCTGACAGGACCATTATGTGTTCTAGACCATTACCATGGAAGGACTTACAGCTACTGTCAGGGGTCAACATGGTTTTAGCTCATGACACAACTGCGGCACTAACCACCGCGGCGGCCTTCATCAACACAGGCGTGGGCAGCCCGGATACCCTGCGCACGCCCGCAGACCTGGACCGATTC
This window harbors:
- a CDS encoding alpha-ketoglutarate-dependent dioxygenase AlkB family protein, with the translated sequence MTGTLFPRDRSEPAPGAVHVPGWLDHSTQRGIVDACRQWAIGPVPMRAAVLPGGHPMSVQTVCLGWHWQPYKYTRTADDAGGGRVADVPDWLVQLGRRALAEAYAAPGQAGYAPEIWKPEDYTPDTALINYYAHGAHMGMHQDKDEKSAAPVVSLSIGDTCIFRFGNTSTRTKPYTDIELGSGDLFVFGGPSRFAYHGVPKTLPGTADPDTGLSSGRINITLRMTGLQ
- a CDS encoding methylated-DNA--[protein]-cysteine S-methyltransferase: MSLPLEELLPPGRQPACGPDAAEAAALSRLHRRLTASAAETGLLDVAYTVIDTPVGELLLAATPAGLVRVSFACEDHDAVLAILAQRISPRILKAPERLQDAARQVAEYFDGARQSFDLPLDLRLTAGFRRSVVEHLPDIGYGSTATYAAVAALAGSPGAVRAVGTACALNPLPVVVPCHRVVRSDGTPGGYRGGPAAKRLLLNLEAAA
- a CDS encoding RNA polymerase sigma factor, which translates into the protein MGATQESSQIRVRKRLPGVEVKPFEAIVREHGAAVLRVCRAVLGPLDADDAWSETFLAALRAYPDLAPGANIQAWLVTIAKHKAIDFHRAAARRPVPVEDLPEPPDRSGTASAGSAAPGGPDSGPEDYDPLWAALKTLPQRQREALAYHHLAGLSYAEVAVLLGGTEAACRRSAADGMKKLRALNLEDSR
- a CDS encoding methylated-DNA--[protein]-cysteine S-methyltransferase, producing the protein MTALHAVMASPIGELTLLADGGALAAVYMENHKRGPARELLGTRVELDDDAVCGAGDAAAAGREVVAGREAPAAAVLARTRDQLAEYFAGERREFDLPLAPAGNPFRQQVWALLQEIPYGETRSYGDLARQLGDRNLAQAVGSANARNPVSIIIPCHRVVGAAGALTGYAGGLARKHFLLGLEDPRRIQDALF
- a CDS encoding SulP family inorganic anion transporter is translated as MPSSAAPVLTPAARQSVLGTLKSPRLLKTEALAGLVVALALIPEAIAFSVIAGVDPRMGLFASFTMAVTIAFVGGRPAMISAATGAVALVIAPVVAEHGTQYLVPTVILAGVFQILLAVAGVAKLMRFIPRSVMVGFVNALAILVFSSQVPELLGVPWLVYPVTVVGLVIVFGLPKLTTAVPAPLVAIVVLTAAAVLAGWNLPTVGDKGELPESLPSLLFPDVPLTLETLRIIAPYAVAMAFVGLLESLLTAKLVDDITDTRSSKVRESWGQGVANIVTGFFGGMGGCAVVGQTMMNVKASGARTRISTFLAGVFLLLLVVVLGDVVALIPMAALVAVMIYVSIATFDWHSIRPSTLKRMPKSETAVMGITVAVVVLTSNLAIGVGVGVLAAMVLFARRVAHFVTVRRTLDDDGAAVTYTVVGELFFASSNDLYTQFEYALDPDEVLIDMSGSHVWDASTVAALDSITEKYRRHGKTARITGLNESSETIRSRLSGQFGGAGG
- a CDS encoding long-chain-fatty-acid--CoA ligase, encoding MQNLAGILTDTAARVPDNTVLKLDSTVISYALLDAMSAKVAGVLRDLGIAPGERVALIMPNIPQMAFVYYGVLRYGAVVVPMNPLLKAREVAYHLSDSGSRLVFAWEGILAEALGGAEEAGGIPVIPVDAGTFMQLLADTDPAPEVREVDGGDVAVILYTSGTTGRPKGAALTHDNLRSNADISRNLLHTLESDVIFGGLPFFHVFGQTSALNSAVMVGASISLLPRFDAGKALEIIERDGVTIFEGVPTMYVGMLRHPDLASTEVSTLRGAITGGSAMPLEVLHEFERVFGTQLLEGYGLSETSPVVSFNLPGPDRMAGSIGKPVEGMEVRIVDPEGAEVPVGDVGELAVRGSGVMKGYWNNPEATQAAIPDGWFRSGDLARADEAGNLYIVDRKKDVILRGGYNVYPREVEEVLYEHPAVAEAAVIGVPDDLHGEEIVAVVGLKEGALPDADDARDALLAEIRDFAKDRLAAYKYPRRVVLTDELPKGPTGKILKREIRVDIPAGEAETV
- a CDS encoding EamA family transporter; the protein is MPVPTPPPRPLPAPDAASLVARVPGGASALAVALLSSAVFGLSGSFAKSLLETGWTSTTAVAVRMGGAALVLLVPALIALRGNWHQVRENWRTILAFGFIGVAGCQFFFFNAVERLSVGVALLLEFLAPVLMVLWIWLATRRRPGIRTIGGTVAAVAGLVLVLDVTGNVRVDPLGVLWGLAAAVCLAIYFFITARQNESLPPLVLATGGMIVGAATMLALGASGVLPTGFSTSDVVLAGWSTAWWVPLAGLVLFSTVLAYVTGIVAARRLGSRVASFVSLTEVLFAVLWAWLLLAELPRPVQLVGGALIVLGVVLVRSDKAAGLPAAETGTA